The genomic region GCAGGGATGAGAAGGGGTCCCAGGAAAAGTGCTCCCACCTGGTTGAGGCCTTGGTCCAACCAGGCACCTGGGAGGTAGAGGGTCTCCTGGGGCCCGATGTTCCAGTAGCGCCCAAGGTTTTGGCCGTTGATGAATACAACCCCCTTCTCCCAGCCCTTTAAGCAGAGGAGGGGAGGTGTTAGTTGACCACATAAACCACCGAACATAGAGTCACACGGGAGGCAGAAGCGCACACAGGCCGTGAGCTCTCCTCTCAGCTTCCCAGGGACCAGACTCGTTCCAAAAGCCGCTCGGTAACGGGCGGGGAGCTCCGGATCCCGTTCCCTCTTGTGCTGAGCCCCGGCAGGACACCCGGGCTCAGACTGGACCACCGGAGCCCGCACCTGAGAAGCCCACCAGGTGGCTCCTCTGCTCTGACTCCCTCCCGCACCCAGGGAGGCCACGACGGAGACCCTCCGGGCACACGTGGTATGGGGGCTCCAGGAGGCCAAGCACCAGGCTGGGGCCCAAGGAGCGGAGCCCAGAGCACCTGGCAGGCGGGGCTACAAACCTCCAGCTTCACAAAGGTGTCacagggggagagggagaccaACAGTGGCCCCAAGAAGAAAGCAGGGAACACGGGCACGTCAGGGACAGGGTTCCACTTGTCTGCAtggaacctatgggcaggacagaagacgaggggtgggggggtgccttCTCAGGTCCTCCCCGCCCTGTGAACCAGCACAGCAGTGgcagccgggggggggggggggggggaggggcaggggagcgcTCGGGCTCTGGTTCTCAGGCCGTGGGGGAGGGGTGCGGGGCGGCACCAAGCCTGGGGCAGCCTCGGGCCTCCTGGCTCTCCTGCAGGCCGTCCAGCTGCTCCCACGCTGCGCAGGGCAGGACCCACCTCTGAAAGAAGCTCTTCTTCATATCCAGGCTGTAGATTTTGAACTTTTTCAGGGGAGAATCATTCAGATAGATATTTCCAATTAAACCTGGGGGGACGAGGCAGAGACACTGAGCGAGGCCCACGGTGGGGGAACAGCTGACCCGCCGGCTGGGCACATACACGGAACGTTTCTGCAAAGTTCAACAAAGGACTCCTGCTGAAAGGTCAGCACCCCTAGGGGGCTCTTTGCACGCATAAAACCTTTCCCTGCAGCCCCAAAGCCATGAGAGCAAGTGACAGCGGCGCCTGCCAGGCCCTACAGTGTGCAAGGAAGGAGGCGCCCGAGGGCAGTGTCAGCCTCTGGCCCCTGGGAGGGGGGCGCTCCCTTCTGGGGGCTGAGAATTCCAATACCATGAAAAGAAGCCAAAAGGACACGTGTAATCAAGAGGTCACAGTGGCTCCAGCCTAGCTTCGAGGTCTGTTCAGTGGAGTCCCAGACGAAACAGACCTAGTAACTCAGCCAGAAATCTTCTACACAAGCCAGCgttaaaggttttttttcaagtatttaaatTGTGAACACACAGCACCGTGGCTGGGACACCCAAGGCTAAGGCACTGCACACACTTGAACAGTGACTTCCCAGCACCTCGGGGTGGGACCCACTGGGTGTCCTGCGTCCTCTCGGTCACAGAGCTGCTGAGTCGCCAGACTGGCAACCCGGACAGGCTGGGGGTGTTCAGAGGGCTGCAGACCCTCCTGAACTGCAGGTGCAGGTGTAGGAGGTGCACACGGCTCTGGAGAGGATGTCTGCGACTTGTGAACCCTGAACCCTTCCAGAGGACAGGACTGCACCCCCCCGGCAGGGCCTGCAACCAGGGCCAGGCTGccatcccctctgcccccaggagAACAGAGGAAGCGAGGGTGGCCAGCACCGCGAGCTCCTTAGGGAAGAAGCTGAGACCTAGGGAGGAACCCGGGGGGGTTTCAGGGGAGgggagcggaggggaggggaagcacaCTGAGGCCCTTCTGGAGGGGCacattcccaggacacaggaagtCCCCGGGGCTGGGCCACAGCTCTTCCCCGAGGTGACAGAAGCAAACGGCCACGAGAGCTAGGAGGCCACCAGGCTTCCTCCAGGGTAGGATTTATTGTCCGAGGTCCTATTTCATAACTTACATAAAACCACCCACATTTTGATAGATGATAAGAAAGAGGCAAGTTCAAGCAGAGGAGGTTCAGGGAGCCCAGTGGGATGTTCCCGGGGGGAGGGCCCCCAAGAGCATGTATGTTGTTCATGTACATCCTgtgccctcctccccaccaccaatGAGGTCACCGAGAGGTTTCCAAGGTGGATCGAAACAGAAACTCAGTGTGAAGAACCAAGAAGGCACGGGTCCTACGTCACCTCCCTCCAGGGGCCTCCAGGACCCACCTCCCTCCAGGGGCCTCCAGGACCCACCTCCCTCCGGTGGCCTCCATGACCCCACCTCCGTCCAGTGGCCTCCAGGACCCACCTCCCTCCGGTGGCCTCCATGACCCCACCTCCGTCCAGTGGCCTCCAGGACCCACCTCCCTCCGGTGGCCTCCAGGACCCACCTCCCCCCGATGGGCCCCCATGGCCCCACCTATGGCATCAGCCTCCATGACCTGCAGGTGCTGCTGTGGAGAAGGGACAGCCACGCATGTACTGTGACCCACCTTTGCGCTGGTCGTCAATATTAGTCCCATAGTTGACTCGCCCGCAATTCTCCACCAAGATCCTCAGCATCGTGAACCCCTGCTGGGAGCACAGAGGGCGCTGACAAAGCCTGATTCCGACCACCGGGTCACAGCTGCCCTTTGGGGTTTCTCTGTGGAGCCCCAGTTCTCCCTAAACTCTGAGGACGGGATGAGGGTCCCTGCTCATCAGAAAGCCACgcccacccccagctctgtggCTGAGCAGCCCCCTCGTCCAGGCCTCCCTCCAGGCCTCCCACCACACCTGCCCAGGAGGTGCCTGGCACCAGCCTCCCAACCCCCGGGACAAACCTGGATCAAGGGGATGACAATCTTCTTCCTCTTATAGTCCAGGAACCCTATGGAGACCGTGTTCACAAACACCTGCCAAAGGAGCAGACAAGACCCACCCGCGTCAGCAGGGGGGAGGCGTGGGGGTCCCTGCCGAGCACTCAGAGGCCAGGGGGAAACGAAGGCCCCAGGTTCCAGCGGGCAGCACGGCCGGAGGGGATGGGCCATCTCCACACACGGGTGCTGCACATGAGAGCCTCAGGGGAGGGGTCTGGTGTGCGGTGGGTCACGGCAGTTCAGAGGGTCGCCCCTACCTGTCCCCGGTCCCGCACATAGGCACTGAGGATGCCAGAagaggtgatggtggtctcgtacaGCGTGTACCCAAAAGACTGCCCGTTCCCCCCGTTTATCGGGAGGTTCTCCATGTTGACCGGCTTCTCCGAGGTGACCGGCTGCACAGACACGAGACGGGAGGCAGAGGCTCAGCACAGAGAGGCAGCCTCGCCTTCTGGGGGCGCGGGGAGCCGGCAGCCCCCACGGGGGTCAGCACGcggggggaaggggcgggggcgGAACGTTTTTTCTATTTGACTTGTATTACACCATCAAGCTCCACAATCCTGATTTTGGTTTCTCGTCAGAGTCTGCAAGGCTCTCGGGGACAGGGACGGAGGGCATGTGGTAAGGACAGAAGGCAGGCTATGCACGGTGGCCTCGGCGCTTTGTGACCAGCGTCATCTCTGCACCATGGCAGCCCTGAGCTGGTGCTGGGGGATGCGCccggcctcctccctcctctctgcctcctcCCCGCTGTGCTCCCAGCTCCTCCTCTGGTTCCTTTcgtccctccatccctcctgctTCTCCACATGCGTTTGTCCTCTTTTCTCTGAGCTCTGAGGTTGGGGAGTGGAGCCCAAGGCGGTGGAGACCTGGGTTTCGCCTCCTCCGGGCCAGCCCGTCCGCCAGCGGCACGCACCTCCTCCAGGTAGGGCAGGGCGTCCCACAGGGACAGGTACAAAGCTGGCATCACTGGCTCATACGCCGTCTTGGGAAGAAGGTCAGGTGGGGCAGGAAGAGGGGCCCCTGCAACACAAGCAGACGGCAGGGCCGTCCCAAAGGGACCCCAACAGTCGCTGCGCCTCCAGCCTCCGCCGCCCCAGCTCCTGCTCCTCCCGGCCCGCCGAGACCCCGCCAGGAAGGCGAGGCCAGGAGGCAGGTCGGCAGGGGCTTGCTCACGTCCTCAGGAACCCTGACACCTAGGAGGAGGTGAAGCCGGCAAGACCCCCACTCGGACGAGAACAGTCGCTCAGACTTGCCTGTCCTCGTTCCTGCACACGCATCACCTGGGGCTGAGGGGGGatgaggggttggggggagaggaaGCAAGTCTCCTGGGGTCGCAGAGCAACAGCCAGCCGGCGCCCAGCTGGGCCTGCGCCTCCGCGTGCAGGTACCTGAGATGGAGCCGAAGAACTCCCGGAGCCCCGTGTACTTGGCCGTGTAATCCCCGGCCTCCGTCAGCACCGCGTCATAGTCTGCAAGACACTAGCCGTGTCACGGGCCTCAGCCCCCAGGACAGCAGTGTGGCGGCAAACGGAGACAGCAGGCGCTGGCGGGCCAGCAGGGTCCTCACCCCAGCAACGTGCGAAGCAGAACACGTGACGTGAGCCGTCCGTCAAAATACCACTCGCACCAGACGCGACCGAACGCCCCCAAGCTGCCCAGACCCTACATCCCAGGCAAGGGGCCAGGGCCACCTCATCCCAGGGccctgaggaggggaggggctaCCCCCCCCGAGGGCCTCCCCTCCCGGCCtgggcccccctcccctccccagctggcATCCAAAGGCCCAGGCACGTCAGCTGGCTTGTCTCCTACGGCCCTGGCAGCTTAAAAGTGACCGTCCGGACAAAACCTTGCCTTCACATTAGAGGTGCCAGCCGCTGTCCCCGAGGGACGCCCCGCGAGAGCCCAGGCACAGGTGTGGGGCGCCGCGTCGGGGGCACTTGCCGTAGCTGGTGACATCGGACTTGTAGTCCTGGAGGTGCACGGCTCCACCGATGAAGCCAAAGTTGGTGCCACCGTGGAACATGTACAGGTTGATGGATGAGCCGGAGTCGACGATGGCAGACACGGTTTCCAGAACCTCTGTGGGAGGAGAAGGGCGCAcagagctggggcctggggcgcCGTGAGCCCGGCCCCCCTCAGGGTCCCCCTCACAGCTCCGTCCTTAGGTCTCCCTAAACCCAACCGCAGTCCATGGTGGGGGACGGGACCCCGGCCCCAGAGCCCGGCTTCCAGCTGCTTTCAAGTCCCAGGCGAGTCCGCACCTCACACGGGCTGCAGCTCAGGCCCACCCGCCTGCCGGTGATGCTCAGCTGGCGAGACCCAATTAGAGACACGGTTCTGaccacctccccgccccacctGGACTGGAAAATGAGCCCGTGACACAGACAGTAACGGCGGAGAAGGAATATGAATGGTTAATACATATCTACATAGAGTTTAAAACCCCGGCACTGGTCAAAGAAATGAGACCTAAATAAGGACCTATCAGACAGCAAACGCTGACATTATTTAACACTTGGTGTTGATGAATCTGTGGGGAATGGGCATCTCGTTTAACAGTGGAGGGAGGATTGTCCCCTTCCTGGAGGGCAGTTCAGTTAACACAGATCAAACCCGCATGAAGGAAGAAGGGCTACTGCCGGGAACTTATCACAGGGAGACATGCCACGTGAGCCAAACTGACGCGCAGGGTCGCCCGCTGCACGGGGTCCGTGAGCACAGACCCTGGAAGCACCCAGGTCCTCATCAATAAGAGATCGTGGGTACGCCACCGGCCCAAGGGGGTTCTCTGCATTCTCCAGAACAGGGGTGGAATCCACACCACACAGTGTAGGCAGCTGGGCCACTGGAACAGGCAGGTGGATAAGCAGACACACCCTCACCTGCCCACATCTGCCCTCACCTGCCCTCACCTGCCCACACCTGCCCACACCTGCCCTCACCGGCCCACACCTGCCCACACCTGCCCTCACCTGCCCTCACCTGCCCACACCTGCCCTCACCTGCCCTCACCTGCCCACACCGGCCCTCACCTGCCCTCACCGGCCCTCACCTGCCCTCACCGGCCCTCACCTGCCCACACCTGCCCTCACCTGCCCACACCTGCCCTCACCTGCCCTCACCTGCCCACACCTGCCCACACCTGCCCTCACCTGCCCACACCTGCCCTCACCTGCCCACACCTCTACTTGCACGTGCACCCGGGGCggcagacagagagacagagggtgCCTGCACTACACACATCGAAACGTCTGCTCTGGGCTCCggggtttttatttctcctttatacaCGTCCTGTATTGACTAGACGTTTGCGATTGGCATGCATTACTCCAGAGCAATTACAGAGACACCCCAAAGCCGTGTCTGACCGCTCGTGTCACCTGTCAAGACAAACAGCTCTGGACGCTCAGGGCTGACTGTACACGCAGAGACTCCCGGAGCCCCACACCCTCAGCTAATTCACATCGATTAGCAGCTTATCTGGAACTTATTCCTGCTTCTGAGGCCAGCACACAAGCTGGACGGGGGTCCCACAAGCACCCACCTGAGGAATCCAGGATGCTGTGGGGGCCGCCCCACGAGTCAAACCAGCCCGTCCAGCACTCCATCACCATCTTGGGCTGGACGCCCTGCGCACCACAAAGTGAGAAGTTAGCCGGCACCTCcgtcctccccacccttccctggCTGCACACCTGGCCTTCGGGGCCGCTGCCAGCAGAGCACAGGGGAGCCCCCAGGGGACCCGCACCGGCTGGTCCTCCACGTGCGGCCGCCACGTGGCAGGGGGTGGATGGAGCTACCAAAGTGGGCACAGCAGGCCCGGGGCCTTAATGGGGTTTCAGTGCTGCATGCGGCGCTGGCGGGGAACCCGGGGACCTGCCCGAGGTAAGCCTTCGCAAGAACGCAGCACCTGACCTGCAGTCCTGACAGCGGCTTGCTGACCTAGCCCCGTGTGTCCTCTTCAGGGCAGGAGGACTTCCTATCGGGGAAACCCATCTCTGAGAGCCACACCATGGACACAGACCCTCAGATGCTGCGTCCCTCTGGCCGGAGGAGTCAGGGGGCTGTGGAGTGGCCCCTCTCCCAGGTCTAGCTTGGTTTCAACAGAAGTATGCAAAACTGGACCAGAAAATGAGGGCGCTCCAGCTACCACGGTGCAGGCTCTGCagcccggccccccccccccgcccccgccgcctcgGCCAGGACGGTAGAAGGTCTACCACTGCTTCGGCGCCCTGAGGCTGCACAGGACTGCCCCCAGGACGCAGCGGCCATGCCTGGGCCCAGCTCCACTCTGCCCACGTGCACAGAAGCAGCGGCGGAGGTGCTGGCCCGACGGCGGCCCCGCAGCTTCCGCGCCACAGAACCTTCATCCCGCGCCGAGCAGCCCCTGTGACTGTCGGCCTGGCGTCCGGGGCCAGTGCACACAGAGCATCACTGCCCCACCCAGGGGGCGgcagactcagggtctgttgagTAGAAGGTCCTGACCACGCCATGGGAGAGGCCACATAAGTCACGACAATTTTCTAGCAAGGCCCAGGGCTTGGTTTTCTTAGGGCTGCCTACCTCCCGAGGGGACACTCATACCACATTTGGGTCACTAAGTCACACAGGTCAGCAGCCTCCAGTGCCAGGAGGGGCCCACCTGAGGGCTGGGCTGAGCTGTCCACCAAATGGCCCAGGTCACCGTGGCTCAGGGCTGGCTCGGCACCGACTGTGCTACATGCCCTGACCTGCCACTGCCGGGGGACACCGTCCTGGAGTCTGTGTCCTCAACTGTAAAACGGCTACACGGCGGCCAGTCACGTGGCTACTGGGACAATCACATGAGATGAGGCACCTGGAGCCCTCAGCACACGCTGCCTGGCCCTGGGAAGCGCCCAGAGACACCCGCATCCAGGCTCCCGTCCCTGGACACGGGCCGGGCCGGCAAGGCGCAGCCGGACACCCTGAGTGAAGCGGGGCAGGGCCACCAGTGACCATCTGCAGGGGCCTCTGATCTGAAGAGGGACAAGTCCGCGGCCCCTTCTTGGAGGAAAACACGTGGCTGAACAGCGGGCGAGAGGCCGGTGGCCACGGGCGCCATGGACAGGCCGGCCGGCCTGGGGCCACCTCTCCACGGACGAGGAGGCGCCCGTGGGGAGCATGGCTCTTCTGGGGGCTCTCCAAGCATCACCCCTTTGACCCGCATACGGCCCTACGAGTAGGTGCCAGCACGATCCCCACTTcacagaagagggaagagaagctGGGGGTCACAGCGCCGTCCTTGTCCTGGACAACATCAAGGACGACCCTACTCAGATCCTGGGCAACTATGTACCTAACGCGTCTCTTCCAAGTGGGTCACAAACTCCCCGAGGGCAGAGAGCCTGTGGTCGGGACCCACGCCCAGCAAGCGCGGTACGGGGtgcgggaaggagggagggggctgggcctGTACCCACCTGCACGCTGCCGCCCCCAATCTGCTGAGCAGCCCGCCGGGCCCCCCCATCCTGCTTCCTCCTGGGCACCCCCTGCCCGTCCCTCTAAACAGCAGCACATGGCGGCCCTCAGCCCTGGGGGCGTCACACTGCCCTGGGGGCCTCCTGTGGCCGAGCCTCTGGACACCGCCTCTGCTCTAAAAAAGGAGTAGCTGGAACGGGAGGCACCCCAGCACCCCTGCCGGCGTCTATTCTCGGGGTGGGGGGAGCGAACCCGCCAACAGCCCCGCCGGATGCAGGCCTCAGGGCGGCATCCAGGCCCCGTACATAACACAGGGCGAAGGCGGCCTCCATGCTGCCAATGGGCCGCCTCAGCTGGATCTCCTCTCCCCTTAGGGAGTTCCCACTGCAAGTTCCCATCAGCCCCATTGACGCTGAGATACATCCCGACGCTCCACTCTCCTCTGGCCTGGGCGGACCAGGC from Eubalaena glacialis isolate mEubGla1 chromosome 10, mEubGla1.1.hap2.+ XY, whole genome shotgun sequence harbors:
- the GLB1L2 gene encoding beta-galactosidase-1-like protein 2 isoform X3, with amino-acid sequence MPKWNVRRRPGRMLGLLLLVILSFLVLRRVNWHRLTPLWLRHRRLGLQAKGQNFMLEDAAFWIFGGSVHYFRMPREYWRDRLLKMKACGLNTLTTYVPWNLHEPERGRFDFSGNLDLEAFVLLAAEVGLWVILRPGPYICSEMDLGGLPSWLLQDPDMRLRTTYKGFTEAVDLYFDHLMVRVVPLQYKHGGPIIAVQVENEYGSYNKDPAYMPYVKKALEDRGIVELLLTSDNKDGLSKGIVDGALATINLQSQNELQFLTTFLLSVQGVQPKMVMECWTGWFDSWGGPHSILDSSEVLETVSAIVDSGSSINLYMFHGGTNFGFIGGAVHLQDYKSDVTSYGAPLPAPPDLLPKTAYEPVMPALYLSLWDALPYLEEPVTSEKPVNMENLPINGGNGQSFGYTLYETTITSSGILSAYVRDRGQVFVNTVSIGFLDYKRKKIVIPLIQQGFTMLRILVENCGRVNYGTNIDDQRKGLIGNIYLNDSPLKKFKIYSLDMKKSFFQRFHADKWNPVPDVPVFPAFFLGPLLVSLSPCDTFVKLEGWEKGVVFINGQNLGRYWNIGPQETLYLPGAWLDQGLNQVIVFEEKMAGPVIQFTETPYLGRHQYMN
- the GLB1L2 gene encoding beta-galactosidase-1-like protein 2 isoform X2; translated protein: MPKWNVRRRPGRMLGLLLLVILSFLVLRRVNWHRLTPLWLRHRRLGLQAKGQNFMLEDAAFWIFGGSVHYFRMPREYWRDRLLKMKACGLNTLTTYVPWNLHEPERGRFDFSGNLDLEAFVLLAAEVGLWVILRPGPYICSEMDLGGLPSWLLQDPDMRLRTTYKGFTEAVDLYFDHLMVRVVPLQYKHGGPIIAVQVENEYGSYNKDPAYMPYVKKALEDRGIVELLLTSDNKDGLSKGIVDGALATINLQSQNELQFLTTFLLSVQGVQPKMVMECWTGWFDSWGGPHSILDSSEVLETVSAIVDSGSSINLYMFHGGTNFGFIGGAVHLQDYKSDVTSYDYDAVLTEAGDYTAKYTGLREFFGSISGAPLPAPPDLLPKTAYEPVMPALYLSLWDALPYLEEPVTSEKPVNMENLPINGGNGQSFGYTLYETTITSSGILSAYVRDRGQVFVNTVSIGFLDYKRKKIVIPLIQGFTMLRILVENCGRVNYGTNIDDQRKGLIGNIYLNDSPLKKFKIYSLDMKKSFFQRFHADKWNPVPDVPVFPAFFLGPLLVSLSPCDTFVKLEGWEKGVVFINGQNLGRYWNIGPQETLYLPGAWLDQGLNQVIVFEEKMAGPVIQFTETPYLGRHQYMN
- the GLB1L2 gene encoding beta-galactosidase-1-like protein 2 isoform X1, which translates into the protein MPKWNVRRRPGRMLGLLLLVILSFLVLRRVNWHRLTPLWLRHRRLGLQAKGQNFMLEDAAFWIFGGSVHYFRMPREYWRDRLLKMKACGLNTLTTYVPWNLHEPERGRFDFSGNLDLEAFVLLAAEVGLWVILRPGPYICSEMDLGGLPSWLLQDPDMRLRTTYKGFTEAVDLYFDHLMVRVVPLQYKHGGPIIAVQVENEYGSYNKDPAYMPYVKKALEDRGIVELLLTSDNKDGLSKGIVDGALATINLQSQNELQFLTTFLLSVQGVQPKMVMECWTGWFDSWGGPHSILDSSEVLETVSAIVDSGSSINLYMFHGGTNFGFIGGAVHLQDYKSDVTSYDYDAVLTEAGDYTAKYTGLREFFGSISGAPLPAPPDLLPKTAYEPVMPALYLSLWDALPYLEEPVTSEKPVNMENLPINGGNGQSFGYTLYETTITSSGILSAYVRDRGQVFVNTVSIGFLDYKRKKIVIPLIQQGFTMLRILVENCGRVNYGTNIDDQRKGLIGNIYLNDSPLKKFKIYSLDMKKSFFQRFHADKWNPVPDVPVFPAFFLGPLLVSLSPCDTFVKLEGWEKGVVFINGQNLGRYWNIGPQETLYLPGAWLDQGLNQVIVFEEKMAGPVIQFTETPYLGRHQYMN
- the GLB1L2 gene encoding beta-galactosidase-1-like protein 2 isoform X4, which produces MPKWNVRRRPGRMLGLLLLVILSFLVLRSWLLQDPDMRLRTTYKGFTEAVDLYFDHLMVRVVPLQYKHGGPIIAVQVENEYGSYNKDPAYMPYVKKALEDRGIVELLLTSDNKDGLSKGIVDGALATINLQSQNELQFLTTFLLSVQGVQPKMVMECWTGWFDSWGGPHSILDSSEVLETVSAIVDSGSSINLYMFHGGTNFGFIGGAVHLQDYKSDVTSYDYDAVLTEAGDYTAKYTGLREFFGSISGAPLPAPPDLLPKTAYEPVMPALYLSLWDALPYLEEPVTSEKPVNMENLPINGGNGQSFGYTLYETTITSSGILSAYVRDRGQVFVNTVSIGFLDYKRKKIVIPLIQQGFTMLRILVENCGRVNYGTNIDDQRKGLIGNIYLNDSPLKKFKIYSLDMKKSFFQRFHADKWNPVPDVPVFPAFFLGPLLVSLSPCDTFVKLEGWEKGVVFINGQNLGRYWNIGPQETLYLPGAWLDQGLNQVIVFEEKMAGPVIQFTETPYLGRHQYMN